The following coding sequences lie in one Montipora foliosa isolate CH-2021 chromosome 11, ASM3666993v2, whole genome shotgun sequence genomic window:
- the LOC137977576 gene encoding substance-K receptor-like isoform X1: protein MFTWHQINWFQVKAMANDSHHQNRTVTPNFVPISSSECIAWLTVLNIEAVSIVTMNALAIIIFLKERSLRKGSMYLVINLAVADMFVPYRLIVKPLVLGNDCSFWRFEISKDFLPLAIFFPAASVTSLVAISLERLHATFRPFKHRLIEKRMFGAAVTGVWFTAALYTAITFFFPLIFVFSLSLIGFFLIIPLSYSSIVIKLYCGTHPQHQCAINRERKLTKTLLIVTIVSAILLLPNGILHICFYLSSGEWLETISHHHLTYSLESLFYANSLINPLLYAFKMPQFKRALFLLFRCRSRSEPVQVFALNDMKVVRFRSGN from the coding sequence ATGGCCAATGATTCTCATCACCAAAACAGAACAGTGACTCCAAATTTCGTGCCCATTTCTTCATCCGAGTGCATTGCCTGGCTGACAGtacttaacatcgaagctgttTCTATCGTGACCATGAATGCCCTTGCAATCATTATTTTCCTAAAAGAGCGAAGCCTTCGCAAGGGTAGCATGTACCTGGTGATCAAcctggcggttgcagacatgtttgttcCATACCGCTTGATCGTTAAGCCTTTGGTATTGGGTAACGATTGTTCCTTTTGGAGATTTGAGATCTCAAAAGATTTTTTACCTTTGGCGATCTTCTTTCCAGCAGCCTCTGTAACAAGCCTTGTTGCTATTTCGTTGGAGCGGTTGCACGCAacttttcgtccattcaagcatcgcctcatCGAAAAACGGATGTTTGGAGCAGCTGTTacgggtgtttggtttacagctgcgCTGTATACAGCCATCACTTTTTTCTTTCCCCTGATATTCGTCTTCTCCTTGTCcctaattggtttttttttaattatcccTCTTTCTTATTCGTCCATCGTTATTAAACTTTACTGTGGAACTCATCCTCAACATCAATGTGCCATcaatagagaaagaaaactgaccaagacactgctcattgtaacaattgtatcggCAATACTACTGCTACCCAATGGAATTCTCCATATTTGTTTTTACCTTTCTTCAGGCGAATGGTTAGAAACCATTTCTCATCACCATTTGACGTATTCTCTAGAaagcttattttacgcaaactctctcataaatccattgttatatgcatttaaaatgccacagttcaaaagagctctgtttttattatttcgttgtagatctcgctcggagccagttCAGGTTTTTGCTCTTAATGACATGAAAGTTGTTAGATTTCGCTCAggtaactga
- the LOC137977576 gene encoding substance-K receptor-like isoform X2: protein MNQQNSTLMANDSHHQNRTVTPNFVPISSSECIAWLTVLNIEAVSIVTMNALAIIIFLKERSLRKGSMYLVINLAVADMFVPYRLIVKPLVLGNDCSFWRFEISKDFLPLAIFFPAASVTSLVAISLERLHATFRPFKHRLIEKRMFGAAVTGVWFTAALYTAITFFFPLIFVFSLSLIGFFLIIPLSYSSIVIKLYCGTHPQHQCAINRERKLTKTLLIVTIVSAILLLPNGILHICFYLSSGEWLETISHHHLTYSLESLFYANSLINPLLYAFKMPQFKRALFLLFRCRSRSEPVQVFALNDMKVVRFRSGN from the coding sequence ATGGCCAATGATTCTCATCACCAAAACAGAACAGTGACTCCAAATTTCGTGCCCATTTCTTCATCCGAGTGCATTGCCTGGCTGACAGtacttaacatcgaagctgttTCTATCGTGACCATGAATGCCCTTGCAATCATTATTTTCCTAAAAGAGCGAAGCCTTCGCAAGGGTAGCATGTACCTGGTGATCAAcctggcggttgcagacatgtttgttcCATACCGCTTGATCGTTAAGCCTTTGGTATTGGGTAACGATTGTTCCTTTTGGAGATTTGAGATCTCAAAAGATTTTTTACCTTTGGCGATCTTCTTTCCAGCAGCCTCTGTAACAAGCCTTGTTGCTATTTCGTTGGAGCGGTTGCACGCAacttttcgtccattcaagcatcgcctcatCGAAAAACGGATGTTTGGAGCAGCTGTTacgggtgtttggtttacagctgcgCTGTATACAGCCATCACTTTTTTCTTTCCCCTGATATTCGTCTTCTCCTTGTCcctaattggtttttttttaattatcccTCTTTCTTATTCGTCCATCGTTATTAAACTTTACTGTGGAACTCATCCTCAACATCAATGTGCCATcaatagagaaagaaaactgaccaagacactgctcattgtaacaattgtatcggCAATACTACTGCTACCCAATGGAATTCTCCATATTTGTTTTTACCTTTCTTCAGGCGAATGGTTAGAAACCATTTCTCATCACCATTTGACGTATTCTCTAGAaagcttattttacgcaaactctctcataaatccattgttatatgcatttaaaatgccacagttcaaaagagctctgtttttattatttcgttgtagatctcgctcggagccagttCAGGTTTTTGCTCTTAATGACATGAAAGTTGTTAGATTTCGCTCAggtaactga
- the LOC137977576 gene encoding substance-K receptor-like isoform X3, giving the protein MANDSHHQNRTVTPNFVPISSSECIAWLTVLNIEAVSIVTMNALAIIIFLKERSLRKGSMYLVINLAVADMFVPYRLIVKPLVLGNDCSFWRFEISKDFLPLAIFFPAASVTSLVAISLERLHATFRPFKHRLIEKRMFGAAVTGVWFTAALYTAITFFFPLIFVFSLSLIGFFLIIPLSYSSIVIKLYCGTHPQHQCAINRERKLTKTLLIVTIVSAILLLPNGILHICFYLSSGEWLETISHHHLTYSLESLFYANSLINPLLYAFKMPQFKRALFLLFRCRSRSEPVQVFALNDMKVVRFRSGN; this is encoded by the coding sequence ATGGCCAATGATTCTCATCACCAAAACAGAACAGTGACTCCAAATTTCGTGCCCATTTCTTCATCCGAGTGCATTGCCTGGCTGACAGtacttaacatcgaagctgttTCTATCGTGACCATGAATGCCCTTGCAATCATTATTTTCCTAAAAGAGCGAAGCCTTCGCAAGGGTAGCATGTACCTGGTGATCAAcctggcggttgcagacatgtttgttcCATACCGCTTGATCGTTAAGCCTTTGGTATTGGGTAACGATTGTTCCTTTTGGAGATTTGAGATCTCAAAAGATTTTTTACCTTTGGCGATCTTCTTTCCAGCAGCCTCTGTAACAAGCCTTGTTGCTATTTCGTTGGAGCGGTTGCACGCAacttttcgtccattcaagcatcgcctcatCGAAAAACGGATGTTTGGAGCAGCTGTTacgggtgtttggtttacagctgcgCTGTATACAGCCATCACTTTTTTCTTTCCCCTGATATTCGTCTTCTCCTTGTCcctaattggtttttttttaattatcccTCTTTCTTATTCGTCCATCGTTATTAAACTTTACTGTGGAACTCATCCTCAACATCAATGTGCCATcaatagagaaagaaaactgaccaagacactgctcattgtaacaattgtatcggCAATACTACTGCTACCCAATGGAATTCTCCATATTTGTTTTTACCTTTCTTCAGGCGAATGGTTAGAAACCATTTCTCATCACCATTTGACGTATTCTCTAGAaagcttattttacgcaaactctctcataaatccattgttatatgcatttaaaatgccacagttcaaaagagctctgtttttattatttcgttgtagatctcgctcggagccagttCAGGTTTTTGCTCTTAATGACATGAAAGTTGTTAGATTTCGCTCAggtaactga